The Methylococcus sp. Mc7 genomic sequence GCGCTTCCAGTCGTTCACGCCCTGCAGCGTGCCGGCGGGCAGCGACTGGACCGCTTCGGGCAAGCCCGGCGCATCCGGGGGCAGGTTGTACAGCACCCAGTGGACCCACGTCATTCTGGGCGCTTTGGGGTCCGGCGCATCGGGGTCGTCGACGATGAGCGCTAGACTTCGGGTGCCTGGCGGCAGTCCCGACCAGCCGAGAGGTGGCGAAACGTCGCCGCCGTCACAGGTGTGCTTTCGCGGTATCTCGCCGTTCGGCGGGAAAGCCTCCGAAGTGATGATCAACGCCATGGCCGTTTCTCCCCCCGCCGCTTCGGCGGCCGCACTTCCGGTCCAGACCAGCGGAAGATGGATGAGCAGCGCGAGCATCCCGCCGCGGAAAACACAACGTTTCATCTTCGCTCCTCCGCTTGGAACGATTCCCAGAGCCGATCTTCCCACTACAAGGGCGGCGGATTCAAGGCGGTTTGCATCTCGGTTACTCCACCCGCGAGATGCCCGGCGCCCGTCCGCTCTGCTGCTGCGACCAGTAGCCCCAGTCCGCCCCGCGCCAGCGGGCGGGGATCAGGTCCCAATACAGCAGCGCGCAACGGAACACGGAATGGCCGGTTTTGCGCCAAAGCCCGCTGTCCAGACGGCGATGGTCGCGTGCAAAGACCGGCAGCGCCGGCTCGAACCGGGTCCGGTAGCCGGCCCGCTTGATCCGCCAGACCAGCTCCGAGTCTTCGTTGCACACCAGCTCCGGATCGAATCCGCCCACCGCGGCCAGCGCATCCTTACGGACCAGCATGTTGGACCCGGTGGCGGCGGGAATTCCCAGCCAGTGTGAACATTGCTGGCCGTAGCCGAACCAGCGGTAATAAGCCACGAAACGGTCGCGCGACAGCTTGGGCCCATAGACCACGGCCGCGTCGGCCAAGCCCCCCAGGGAGTCGAAATAACCGTCCGGAAACACGACGTCGGCATCGGTGAACAGCAGCCAGTCGGTTTGGGCCAGCTCCGCCCCCAGTTGCCGCGCC encodes the following:
- a CDS encoding YbhB/YbcL family Raf kinase inhibitor-like protein; protein product: MKRCVFRGGMLALLIHLPLVWTGSAAAEAAGGETAMALIITSEAFPPNGEIPRKHTCDGGDVSPPLGWSGLPPGTRSLALIVDDPDAPDPKAPRMTWVHWVLYNLPPDAPGLPEAVQSLPAGTLQGVNDWKRTGYGGPCPPIGRHRYFHKLYALDAVLPDLHRPDKAKLEHAMAGHVLGQAELIGTYQRSR
- a CDS encoding glycosyltransferase family 2 protein; this encodes MNLESITVVLPTRNEADNIGAFLASLPDAVHLIVVDASEDETPDIIQRLRPARTQVLRRRSTITQARQLGAELAQTDWLLFTDADVVFPDGYFDSLGGLADAAVVYGPKLSRDRFVAYYRWFGYGQQCSHWLGIPAATGSNMLVRKDALAAVGGFDPELVCNEDSELVWRIKRAGYRTRFEPALPVFARDHRRLDSGLWRKTGHSVFRCALLYWDLIPARWRGADWGYWSQQQSGRAPGISRVE